The window acaacaaagactaaagatTACAAAAGATAATAAAGAACGGACTTGAGGGGATCACCATCGTACTTATGACAGGAATGTTCTTGCAAGCTTCATGCTCCATCACCAAAGCAAGTAACGCAAAACCAGATATAGCTGGCAAATCAAGCTCCGTTAGTATAAGGTCAATCTCATTTGACTTCTCCTTTAGTGTCTCCCACGCAGCTAAACCATCGGACACAGCTACaactgtttttgaaaattcaaaatcagatacaaagatggaaacttttaaaatataaaaacagagTAAAGCAACGACCTTTGTAAGAGCATTTTTGAAGAAGGGCGGTGATGATTTGTCGAGTTGAGTCATCGGACTCGACGAGTAAAACCTTAAGCACCGTTTTGGGAAGGTACTTCTCCCACTGTACAACCTCCGGCGACTTTATTCTGCTCACCATCGTCTCCGCCATCGATTCGAGCTTAAAACAGAGGAAAAACAGAGCGAATAAAGTCGAAAAGATATCTGATTTCGATCTCAACCCGCCTGAGCAAATCGTTTCAGAACAAGgattgaagaagaaagagaacgACTTTCGATCAGAGCTGCTCGGAATCGCGAAAAGTATCGAAGACTTTTTTGTAAGTAAGTTTTCAGAGGAAGACGAGAatagaaataaacaaatttggGGGAAGATCTAATTAACGGCGAGTATTAATGCGGGCCGTCAGTGGGCTGACGTGGCTTAATATGGGccattattttgatttttttctgtatCGTGGCTGATTCGGTGGAGATGGCGGTCCATTGTACACGTGTCGGGATCGTATTGTTTTGAGGAAGTGGAGATATTCGCCTCCGAGTTGTTGTCCCGTGGGCGATGAGAACTAGTGGTTATCTGGACGACACGTGGGTGTTCTGGTGTATTTGTGTGGCTGGAGTTTGATCATAGGGATGTTGATTGGTTTCAAAAGTAGATATTTTTACTTCTAGCAGCTCTGTGTATCATTCAAATTGGATGGTGTTTATCCTTTTCACAAAAGCATATAAATCATCTTTAATACAACTTTTTctgttataaataaaataaaatttccaaCCATATCAGAACAATTGATATCCAATCATAAATGTacaagtttaaaattaaacagtTTTTATGACTCTAGACCGTATGTGGTTATTTTTCATACATGTATTTTGTAAGAAACGACAGCATTGGCTTCAGTATATACTTTTGAAGACCAAATTAGCTTCAATATATACCAAACTAGTTTTAAGTTTAAATTACTTCCACCTTCTAGAGAAATCTGTAAATTTTGCTTTGGTTGGAAAAATGTCCCATCAAAATAGtactaacaaaagaaaatatctaTTGGTCTATGATATGGACAGTTAATACGCAACCCACAACAAACAACTTGACATATGCGTGCGACCATGCGTGTTTAATCATAAAAGGCTGCAAGCTTGCCAACGTGGTTACACATATGTCTACAGATTACCAAAAGAACAATGGGCTTTCTAAAAAGTTAACCTTAGATTTGTGAAGGCCCACCTTTCTTGTATACTACCACTCATAActtctaaaatctattttatttgtgAAGCTATATAACTTAGGCCTTACATTTGCAAAGGCCCATCACATTTGCATACAAGACTAACTTCTAATCAAACTATTGGTGATCATATAAAGTTAGGCCTTAAATTTGTTTGTCCATTTCCTATTTGTATTGCAGAGTCGCAGACAGAGGCGAATTTAATGTTTTCCCTTAtgcttaaaagttaaaaccaaaGTTTACAACATCAACAACCAATAAAATCTCAAAACCAAGACTccttttttttgagcaaaaacCAAGACTCTATAAATTCACCAACAAAATAGAGAAGATCAGTACATACGTCACAACAAAACCAGAAAACTTTATaaactaattattaatttataatattaattggaccataaattattttttctcaaaaagaaTTGTTGGGTTTACTCTATAAGGGACATCACATAATATTCATAACAATGAACAAATAATTTCGAATTTTTGATACAACTGTTTTGTTTTAACATCTCTATTTCAAGgttatttaaacaataacattCATGAAATTTTATCATAGAAGACAAAGATCCGTTTTCTTACAACGGTCTTTTGACCGGTACTTTTGTCTTCATAAGATCCCCTTTGGAATCCAAAGACAATCATCATTTTACACTGACAACCGTTAAAGGAAATAATCATcaaaattcaaattaaaaaaattagaaaatttcaattagaaaataaattaaagagcTATGTTATATCAACAACTTGACAGAAAAAAACAAGGAAATTCCAGCTGAAAGTGAACTGTGAACTGCTTTTGTGTTTCCCTAGAACCAACCAGATTAAAGATCTTATCTTCAAATGTATAGTCATCATAGTGAAGAACAAGAACAAGCAATGAGATTTGAAGTAAAACCGTTTCAAGAATTACAAATGTGAAAAGGGAGTTTCAAGCTTATCCAAAGCTTTAAAATCCTGTTTGGGGTTCAAAAGAAGACATAAAACATTTCTTCTGAACCTGAAAAATAAATCCCcaaataaatgtaatttttgAATGATGCTTTCTGCATCAATCCAAGAAACCAAGAAAAGGCCACCAATGCCTTCTATTTGATTCTTTAACCTAAAATGCAATGTGAATccttgaaaaataaataaagcaaagAATGTGACTGATggttgtttctttcttcttcggCTTCCTCCTCCTAGGTACTACTGATTTAGATTCTAGAATCCTAAAAACGATATGAATAAATGTTTCTTGAACATGGTGGAGAGATTGATGATTAGTTAGTCCCTTCCTCTTCTAGTGTAGTACTGCATCAATCCTCTATCTAGATGGTTGATGATGTAACTGCTTCATGACCATCTTTGTTGCTGCTAGCTTCAGCTTCTGCTGTTGTAGTAATAACCACTGTTTTGGTTGCAGTTGTTGCAGctaaaatacaaaacaaaacaaacaatcaaCAAACCAAGGATGATTTGAAAAACACCAAAGATTGAGTAGTTAGTTATATCAAACCTGAGGTGGAAGCTGAAGAGGATGAAGATGGAGCTGAAGATGCTAATGATAGAGCCAAAGAGGTTGGAAGGGAGAGGATTGGAGGTGGAGGAGGCTGAGAGCTGAATTGCTGATGAGGCAAGTAAGGGTAGTGTAACACAGGAGGAGCAGGAGGAGTAGTGTATTGAAAGCTGAAACCTTGATGATGAGTTTGAGCTGGAGCTTGAGCTTGATTGCTGCTTTGTGCTGGATTGTACTGAGGATAGTAAGGATAGTAACCATGGAACATTCCTGTTGATCCTGATGTTGGAGGTCCCATGTATGGTGAAAACTGCTGTCCTCCATAGAGATGATGATTGTAGTAAttctgcaaacaaaaaaaacaacattcaATTAAAAATGGAATCAGTCAACATAGTGAAAGAGCAgtgaaatttttttaactaacCATTGGGTACATTCCCTCCTGAGAATAACCAGAGAATCTGcagaagattaaaaaaaaaaacattttgtcacaataaaacaaaaataaacataaacagTATCattgatgttgttgttgttgtcgttGATGTGATGATAGTACTTACCCATAAGCAGAGTAAGGGATTGGGAATTGACCAGTGTGTTGAACAAaagcagaggaagaagaggagccTCTGAACTGAGGAGAAGGAGCAACTAATCCTGCTCCTCCTGGTGACCTAAATCTACCTGTTCCTGCCATCAAACATTCATCAAAAAGACTTCTTTACGTGCTAATCAAGtaacaaaagcaaaaaaaaagatccaaAGAACCCTTAGcattctagagagagagagaaaaaaaaaccatgTCTAGGAGAAGTAGGAGGACGAGGTTTGTGAGCACCAAGAAAAGCAAGATTGCAATTAGCTCTCCTTCCATCAATCACAGGATTCATATTCTGACAAGCTCTCATCGCTGCTTCTCCTTCCTTAAACGTCACCTGatcaaaaccaaataaaaataaaaaaatcataaaacttTTTATCTAAAAGAAACAGAACAGAGTaaggtaaagaagaagaacattACAAAGCCATAGCCTTTGGATCTGCCAGTGTTCTTATCAGAAATAACGACAGCTTCAACGATTTCACCAAACTGTTCGAAGTAACGTCTCATTGTATCTTTCTGCGTCTCCCAAGCCAATCCTCCCACGAAGATCTTCGTCAGCTTCGTATCACCCATCTGAAACTGTTGTCTCTGCTGCTGAGCCATCTCTCCTTAAATCAAAACCCACATCAAAAGTTTCAACCTTTCTTCTCTCTTTGGTTCCCAAATATCTGATTACAAATTAAAAActgtaacttttaaaataaacaaaagcaaaa is drawn from Brassica rapa cultivar Chiifu-401-42 chromosome A05, CAAS_Brap_v3.01, whole genome shotgun sequence and contains these coding sequences:
- the LOC103866433 gene encoding probable RNA-binding protein ARP1 isoform X2 translates to MAQQQRQQFQMGDTKLTKIFVGGLAWETQKDTMRRYFEQFGEIVEAVVISDKNTGRSKGYGFVTFKEGEAAMRACQNMNPVIDGRRANCNLAFLGAHKPRPPTSPRHGRFRSPGGAGLVAPSPQFRGSSSSSAFVQHTGQFPIPYSAYGFSGYSQEGMYPMNYYNHHLYGGQQFSPYMGPPTSGSTGMFHGYYPYYPQYNPAQSSNQAQAPAQTHHQGFSFQYTTPPAPPVLHYPYLPHQQFSSQPPPPPILSLPTSLALSLASSAPSSSSSASTSAATTATKTVVITTTAEAEASSNKDGHEAVTSSTI
- the LOC103866433 gene encoding probable RNA-binding protein ARP1 isoform X1, which codes for MAQQQRQQFQMGDTKLTKIFVGGLAWETQKDTMRRYFEQFGEIVEAVVISDKNTGRSKGYGFVTFKEGEAAMRACQNMNPVIDGRRANCNLAFLGAHKPRPPTSPRHGTGRFRSPGGAGLVAPSPQFRGSSSSSAFVQHTGQFPIPYSAYGFSGYSQEGMYPMNYYNHHLYGGQQFSPYMGPPTSGSTGMFHGYYPYYPQYNPAQSSNQAQAPAQTHHQGFSFQYTTPPAPPVLHYPYLPHQQFSSQPPPPPILSLPTSLALSLASSAPSSSSSASTSAATTATKTVVITTTAEAEASSNKDGHEAVTSSTI